A region of Coleofasciculus chthonoplastes PCC 7420 DNA encodes the following proteins:
- a CDS encoding SDR family NAD(P)-dependent oxidoreductase, with translation MNQCQPQQVCIVTGGNSGVGLMTAVGLAQFGHHVFIACRCASKAEKSVNYIRSSTGNSQVEFLPLDLASLDSVRTFVELFQDRQLPLHLLVNNAGVFNARGRTKEGFELIWGINYLGHFLLTNLLLETLQNSAPSRIFMVASDLALRPTSIKWERFVKKTPFNFIELYAVSKLCLLILTQELSRRLENTNVTVNAIHPGFVQSNITLGHRLSKYLGIGISPQESASGLLNCATSPDFAAVTGKFFDYQQNEIELPDLAKDTELGQQLWEQSGLWTGCHQYNPKAPAKPETTVGLLEPYSLALSPPELGSLTQAIVKTVLPNPPLKNQFYHFIDLLIKLKIGGMVLLFNQLRKKEFYMERHLDSDAVWAICQDKNLRQKLNEYLGESIVLWRSEIWVNYPSQQLIPFWHQDSYPNLLQGEGKTINVYIALTEVNERNGFEYIPNFQLTPDVSVKMKDPFSGNRLFNLPEDLEQQAVPVVLRPGEFVLFTDQLMHRSIRNTSGQVRLALTLRLTQPSVQIVSSYSPIYSKPVLL, from the coding sequence ATGAATCAGTGTCAGCCTCAGCAGGTCTGCATTGTCACAGGTGGTAACTCAGGTGTCGGTTTGATGACTGCTGTGGGTCTCGCCCAATTCGGTCATCATGTATTCATCGCCTGTCGCTGTGCAAGCAAAGCAGAGAAATCTGTCAATTATATTCGCTCCTCCACCGGAAATTCCCAGGTTGAGTTTTTGCCACTCGATTTAGCCTCCCTGGATTCAGTTCGTACATTTGTGGAACTGTTTCAGGATAGACAGCTCCCACTGCATTTATTAGTAAATAATGCGGGTGTTTTCAATGCCAGAGGCAGAACTAAAGAAGGATTTGAACTCATTTGGGGAATTAACTATCTGGGTCACTTTCTACTGACAAATTTGTTACTGGAAACGCTCCAAAATTCAGCTCCAAGTCGAATTTTCATGGTTGCCTCGGACTTAGCATTACGCCCCACTTCTATCAAATGGGAGCGTTTTGTCAAGAAGACACCGTTTAATTTTATAGAACTGTATGCCGTATCAAAATTATGCTTATTGATACTGACTCAAGAACTGTCACGGCGATTAGAGAATACCAACGTAACTGTTAACGCGATTCATCCCGGATTTGTGCAATCTAATATAACCTTAGGGCATCGCTTAAGCAAGTATTTAGGCATCGGTATTTCACCCCAAGAAAGTGCTTCTGGGTTGCTGAATTGTGCAACATCTCCTGATTTTGCAGCGGTAACGGGTAAGTTTTTTGATTATCAGCAGAACGAAATCGAACTTCCTGATCTAGCAAAAGATACTGAACTCGGTCAACAGTTGTGGGAACAGAGTGGCTTGTGGACAGGCTGTCATCAATACAATCCGAAAGCACCCGCCAAACCTGAGACGACTGTTGGACTTTTGGAACCCTATTCGCTGGCATTGAGTCCCCCTGAACTCGGTTCCCTTACCCAAGCTATTGTTAAAACTGTATTGCCTAACCCCCCGCTAAAAAATCAATTTTATCATTTTATTGATCTTTTAATTAAACTCAAAATTGGAGGGATGGTTCTACTTTTTAATCAACTTCGCAAAAAAGAGTTTTATATGGAAAGGCATCTTGATTCAGACGCTGTTTGGGCGATCTGCCAGGATAAAAATTTACGACAGAAATTGAACGAGTATTTGGGTGAATCGATAGTCTTGTGGCGTTCAGAAATTTGGGTTAATTATCCCTCGCAACAACTGATTCCATTTTGGCATCAAGACTCCTATCCCAATCTGCTTCAAGGCGAAGGGAAAACGATCAATGTCTACATTGCACTAACCGAGGTTAATGAACGGAATGGGTTTGAGTATATCCCTAATTTTCAACTCACTCCGGATGTCTCTGTGAAAATGAAAGACCCATTTAGTGGCAATCGCTTGTTTAATTTGCCAGAAGACTTAGAACAGCAAGCCGTTCCTGTGGTTTTGCGTCCTGGAGAATTTGTTTTATTTACCGACCAACTCATGCATCGTTCGATTCGCAATACCAGTGGTCAAGTTCGGCTAGCCCTCACCCTGCGGCTTACTCAACCCTCTGTTCAGATCGTGTCAAGCTATAGTCCTATTTACAGTAAGCCTGTTTTGTTATAA
- a CDS encoding IS200/IS605 family element transposase accessory protein TnpB translates to MTTITYCKGLPTPADELNPIGFTELEMFLTSLSDIFYQATVETVNHLLNKEVKFNQSSWNSLMQDKYGISKRYANGVIALAKGKTASATYCRKRQIKQLESRVKSAKSWVAKATKKIKLARKFYGKKNWQSSKNGCNFPLSSNLKTRKTNWHHLRQGRHQKKRYIYRLQNQIKHLKSAKIRVKVSRGSVFIVGSKDESYGNQTCQWSGDTLKLTLRLRSASTPSEAEVLRVPDCLEAKFGKYVTSKIGSFSRQINRLPNSGAKTWHFYRKDNRWVVSVQFTPAAVEKVSRAIKYGALGIDLNPSSIGWAYVDGQGNLKAQGTIPFQTGLPKGKQDAQIVDVCLKLAALARNFACPVLCESLDFSTKKAQLRERGKKYARMLSAWAYSRFYQILSSILSNRGITIKLCNPAYTSLIGCVKYSRMYGLSSDVAAALAIARRGMKYSERLPRSVSAYLGVNPRKHVWSALHQFNNFIGRCPVVNRRHDYYSVSNWEPLVKADIEQQCRVSAKRKR, encoded by the coding sequence ATGACAACGATAACTTATTGCAAAGGCTTGCCAACTCCCGCCGATGAACTTAACCCCATCGGCTTCACCGAATTGGAGATGTTTTTAACGTCATTGTCTGATATATTCTATCAAGCAACAGTTGAAACAGTTAACCATTTATTAAACAAAGAAGTTAAATTTAATCAATCCAGTTGGAATAGTCTTATGCAAGATAAATACGGAATTAGTAAGCGTTATGCTAACGGAGTAATTGCATTAGCCAAAGGAAAAACTGCCTCAGCTACATATTGTAGAAAGCGCCAGATAAAGCAATTAGAATCACGAGTTAAGTCAGCGAAATCTTGGGTAGCCAAAGCCACAAAGAAAATTAAGTTGGCTCGGAAGTTCTATGGAAAAAAGAACTGGCAATCCTCCAAAAATGGCTGCAATTTTCCCTTGTCGTCAAACCTCAAGACAAGAAAAACTAACTGGCATCATCTGCGTCAAGGTCGGCATCAGAAAAAGCGATATATCTACCGACTTCAAAATCAAATTAAACATTTGAAATCGGCGAAAATTAGAGTAAAGGTATCCAGAGGGTCAGTATTTATTGTTGGCTCCAAGGATGAAAGTTATGGGAATCAAACTTGTCAATGGTCTGGAGATACGCTCAAATTGACGCTTCGACTTCGCTCAGCGTCAACACCGAGCGAAGCCGAGGTGTTGAGAGTTCCCGATTGTCTGGAAGCCAAATTTGGGAAATATGTCACATCAAAAATTGGCAGCTTCTCCCGTCAGATTAATAGATTACCCAATAGTGGTGCGAAAACATGGCACTTCTATAGAAAGGATAATCGTTGGGTTGTCTCTGTTCAATTCACGCCCGCCGCGGTGGAGAAAGTTAGCCGAGCAATTAAGTATGGTGCCTTGGGTATCGATCTAAATCCTAGTTCTATCGGTTGGGCTTATGTTGATGGTCAAGGAAATTTAAAAGCTCAGGGAACTATTCCTTTTCAGACGGGTTTACCCAAAGGTAAACAAGATGCTCAAATTGTCGATGTTTGTTTGAAATTGGCAGCTTTAGCCAGGAATTTTGCCTGCCCCGTTCTGTGCGAAAGCTTGGATTTTTCCACCAAGAAAGCTCAATTAAGAGAGCGTGGGAAAAAATATGCTAGAATGCTTTCTGCCTGGGCATACAGTCGTTTTTATCAGATTTTGTCATCGATTTTATCCAACCGAGGAATAACTATAAAGTTGTGCAATCCAGCTTACACGAGTTTGATAGGCTGTGTTAAATATAGTCGGATGTATGGACTATCATCTGATGTGGCAGCTGCCCTAGCAATTGCTAGAAGAGGCATGAAGTATAGCGAGAGATTGCCGCGCTCTGTGTCCGCCTATCTCGGAGTGAATCCGAGAAAGCACGTATGGAGCGCTCTACATCAATTTAATAATTTTATTGGTCGATGCCCTGTAGTCAATCGTAGACACGATTACTATAGCGTCTCTAACTGGGAGCCGTTGGTTAAGGCTGATATCGAGCAACAATGCCGGGTATCAGCCAAGCGCAAGCGTTAA
- a CDS encoding RRXRR domain-containing protein, which translates to MNRVPVVSKEGKPLMPTKPSRARRWVNVGRAVGKWSDLGVYYVQLTRSSSAEEVQPITVGVDPGKSYSGVGVQSAKCTLLQLHLILPFGRVKKRMETRAMLRRGRRGRRINRDVPFKQRNHRQCKFDNRKQCKLPPSIKASRQLELRTVMELAAIFPVTAIGYERVKADVDQTKRKRAKSGKGFSPVMTGQNWAISQMETIAPVYVREGWQKDGNGTSQLRTQLGLEKDKINKSIAKPETHAVDGVTLACGYFVRYVPFTGSNSYGYTHRGSVNVTSSPFKIITRPGAVKRGKEYGFFRRQLHFEVPDKSGKRKRKGGTITPFGLRIGDLVRAEKAGKIYIGYVGGFTDTKKTKNISVCDYTWKRIGQFAPSKVELIKRNNGLCVA; encoded by the coding sequence ATGAATCGTGTTCCAGTAGTCAGTAAAGAAGGAAAACCTTTAATGCCCACCAAACCATCCAGGGCTAGACGGTGGGTGAATGTTGGTAGAGCAGTGGGAAAATGGTCAGACCTAGGAGTCTATTACGTCCAACTCACCAGATCATCATCGGCTGAGGAAGTGCAGCCCATTACCGTTGGAGTCGATCCGGGCAAGTCTTACTCCGGTGTCGGTGTTCAGTCGGCTAAATGCACTCTGCTACAACTACACCTTATCCTCCCGTTTGGACGGGTGAAGAAACGGATGGAAACCCGTGCCATGTTACGACGGGGACGGCGGGGACGGCGGATTAACCGGGATGTTCCATTCAAGCAACGGAACCATCGGCAATGCAAGTTCGATAACCGCAAACAGTGTAAACTTCCCCCATCCATTAAAGCCTCACGGCAACTGGAGTTGCGGACAGTTATGGAATTAGCGGCTATCTTCCCGGTGACGGCGATTGGTTATGAGCGGGTCAAGGCTGATGTAGATCAGACCAAACGCAAACGTGCCAAATCGGGCAAGGGCTTCTCCCCAGTGATGACAGGTCAGAATTGGGCAATATCCCAAATGGAAACAATCGCCCCCGTCTATGTCCGCGAAGGTTGGCAAAAGGATGGGAACGGTACATCCCAACTCCGAACCCAGCTAGGGTTAGAGAAGGACAAGATTAACAAGTCCATAGCCAAACCGGAAACCCATGCAGTTGATGGGGTGACGTTGGCTTGCGGGTATTTTGTCAGATATGTCCCGTTCACTGGCTCTAACTCATACGGTTACACCCACAGGGGTAGCGTTAACGTCACTTCCTCTCCGTTTAAAATCATCACCCGCCCTGGTGCGGTGAAGCGGGGAAAAGAGTATGGCTTTTTCCGCCGTCAATTACACTTTGAAGTACCGGATAAGTCAGGGAAAAGGAAACGTAAGGGCGGGACAATCACTCCGTTTGGTCTAAGGATCGGTGATTTGGTTAGAGCAGAGAAAGCCGGAAAAATCTACATCGGTTACGTTGGCGGGTTTACCGATACCAAAAAGACCAAAAATATCTCTGTTTGTGACTATACCTGGAAACGGATTGGGCAGTTTGCTCCTAGCAAAGTCGAGTTAATTAAGAGAAATAACGGCTTATGTGTAGCGTAA
- a CDS encoding DUF3352 domain-containing protein codes for MSFKKFLAIGTTLVLVGGGAAYLYAKGFWGVADTPAASAKVIPDEAVMAGFISTDPQSWMKLQKFGTPELQTLVNQSLENLQAETFKDSQISYEEDLKPWLGNVMVAVLPTTSAEAVEDSNLLTVVTIKNKFSLLKFANQLKTEEKLGRTDEIDYNGFTIVETIDEGQTFYSAVLRQHLVISEDLKPVQLAIDSYKGEPSLASEGNIAKLFSQDMDLLNPVAKFYIPDYTAFVQEMVANNPGVAPLPPATLEQLQAFKSVKMGVGIDDVGIRLKTIANVEPSDIQVEFQPNPGQIISQFPASTMMLLTGNGISQGWEIMSQSAQTDPQLQQGLNSLRSAANSINLDVDQDIFGWMDGEFAIGVIPSREGILAPIGFGGVIVFQTSDRATAQATLTQLDTLAQQNTIQVSPTTVQGESVTEWTIPGQGTWLGHGWLNQNSLFIAIGEPIVEKMLANPEPSLDQSESFITVTEALPESNSGYFYLDMDKTMTVVNDFLENTTPDTPEPDPDTQTALAILNSVQGIGGTVTQDNPSTHIFEMIVTLKPKTEN; via the coding sequence ATGTCCTTTAAAAAGTTTCTGGCAATTGGCACAACTCTAGTCTTGGTAGGGGGTGGCGCTGCTTATCTCTACGCCAAAGGTTTCTGGGGAGTCGCCGACACCCCAGCCGCCAGTGCTAAAGTTATTCCCGATGAAGCGGTGATGGCGGGCTTTATTTCCACTGACCCTCAATCCTGGATGAAGTTGCAGAAGTTTGGTACGCCCGAACTGCAAACGTTAGTGAATCAGAGTCTGGAAAATTTACAAGCAGAAACCTTTAAGGATTCCCAAATTAGTTACGAGGAAGATTTAAAACCGTGGTTGGGGAATGTAATGGTCGCGGTTTTACCAACTACTTCGGCTGAAGCAGTAGAGGACTCCAATCTGTTGACAGTTGTTACGATTAAAAATAAGTTCAGTCTGTTAAAGTTTGCTAACCAGTTGAAAACTGAGGAAAAACTGGGAAGAACTGATGAGATTGACTATAACGGGTTTACGATTGTGGAGACAATCGACGAGGGGCAAACCTTCTATTCAGCAGTTTTGAGACAGCATTTGGTCATATCCGAAGACTTGAAACCTGTACAATTAGCGATTGATAGCTATAAGGGAGAACCGTCTCTGGCTAGCGAAGGGAATATTGCCAAACTATTCTCCCAGGATATGGATCTGCTCAACCCCGTTGCTAAGTTTTATATCCCTGACTATACTGCTTTTGTGCAAGAAATGGTTGCTAATAATCCAGGAGTTGCTCCCTTACCACCTGCTACCTTAGAACAATTGCAAGCGTTTAAGTCAGTCAAAATGGGGGTAGGAATTGATGACGTAGGAATCCGGCTGAAAACCATTGCCAATGTTGAACCCTCGGATATTCAAGTCGAATTTCAGCCCAATCCCGGTCAAATTATCAGTCAATTTCCCGCTTCAACGATGATGCTGTTAACCGGAAATGGAATTAGTCAGGGATGGGAAATAATGAGCCAATCCGCCCAAACCGATCCCCAATTACAGCAAGGACTCAACAGCCTCAGAAGTGCCGCCAATAGCATTAATTTAGACGTGGATCAGGATATCTTTGGCTGGATGGATGGGGAATTTGCCATCGGCGTGATTCCCTCCAGGGAAGGGATACTCGCCCCCATCGGCTTTGGCGGAGTAATCGTCTTTCAAACCAGCGATCGCGCCACCGCCCAAGCTACGTTAACTCAACTCGATACCCTCGCCCAACAGAATACTATTCAAGTTTCACCCACAACCGTTCAAGGAGAATCGGTTACCGAGTGGACAATTCCAGGACAAGGAACCTGGTTAGGACATGGTTGGCTAAACCAGAACTCACTGTTTATCGCCATTGGCGAACCAATAGTAGAAAAAATGCTGGCGAATCCTGAACCGTCTCTGGATCAAAGTGAGTCGTTTATTACGGTAACGGAAGCTTTACCTGAATCTAACAGCGGTTACTTTTATTTAGATATGGATAAAACCATGACAGTGGTGAATGATTTTCTCGAAAATACCACCCCAGACACACCCGAACCTGACCCTGATACTCAAACCGCTTTAGCTATTCTAAATTCCGTGCAAGGGATCGGCGGAACCGTGACTCAAGACAACCCCTCTACTCATATTTTTGAAATGATTGTTACGCTTAAGCCTAAAACAGAAAACTAA
- a CDS encoding Rpn family recombination-promoting nuclease/putative transposase, whose translation MRFISPKTDFAFKKIFGSNESKDILISFLNAMIYCGNYVIQDLEIIEPYNPGNVVDLKDSYLDVKAVLADQTTVIIEMQLWNVEAFQKRVIYNLCKTYTNQVKSGQGYSYLNPVIALTITDFKLFSSTEKVINCFYFQEAVEHFAYQEHELKLVFVELPKFTKKLEELETVIDKWIYFIKETSNLEIIPENLREVPQIEKALTIANQASLSVEELEEIQKEEILLEDRRGELSLAKREGIEEGIIEGITKGERALLLRQIERRFGEIPADAIASIKALTPPDLERLGEALWDFNTREDLLNWLS comes from the coding sequence ATGAGATTCATCAGTCCAAAAACTGACTTTGCGTTCAAGAAAATCTTTGGCTCAAACGAGAGTAAGGACATTCTAATTTCCTTCCTCAATGCCATGATATACTGCGGTAATTACGTCATCCAGGACTTAGAAATTATCGAACCCTATAATCCTGGCAATGTGGTCGATTTAAAAGATAGTTATCTGGATGTTAAGGCAGTATTAGCCGATCAAACAACTGTAATTATTGAAATGCAACTTTGGAATGTTGAAGCCTTTCAAAAACGAGTCATTTATAACTTGTGTAAAACCTACACCAATCAGGTCAAGTCGGGACAGGGATATTCTTATCTAAATCCGGTCATTGCTTTAACCATCACTGACTTTAAATTATTCTCATCAACGGAAAAAGTAATTAACTGTTTTTACTTTCAAGAAGCCGTCGAACACTTTGCCTATCAGGAGCATGAGTTAAAGCTAGTGTTTGTGGAACTCCCAAAATTCACGAAGAAGCTGGAAGAGTTGGAGACAGTAATCGATAAGTGGATCTACTTTATCAAAGAAACGTCTAACTTAGAAATCATTCCTGAAAACCTGAGAGAAGTACCCCAAATTGAAAAAGCCCTAACTATAGCGAATCAAGCTAGTTTGAGTGTTGAAGAGTTGGAAGAAATCCAAAAAGAAGAAATATTATTGGAGGACAGGCGAGGGGAATTGAGTCTAGCCAAAAGGGAAGGAATAGAAGAGGGAATAATAGAGGGAATCACAAAAGGCGAAAGAGCTTTACTATTGCGACAGATTGAGCGTCGTTTTGGAGAAATACCTGCTGACGCGATCGCATCAATTAAAGCCTTGACGCCCCCAGATTTAGAACGTTTAGGAGAAGCACTGTGGGATTTTAATACCCGTGAGGATTTACTCAACTGGCTGTCTTGA
- a CDS encoding threo-3-hydroxy-L-aspartate ammonia-lyase — translation MNNKTLPVTYTDIEAAVKRLRTHAHITPVLTSTTVNQRTQAQAFFKCENFQRTGSFKFRGAFNALSQLSTAQKQRGVITYSSGNHAQAIALSCQLLNIPTTIVMPENAPDVKLAATRGYGAEVILYEPAETIREELAKKLAAERHLTIIPPYDHPDIIAGQGTVAKELIEQIGQLDILLVCCGGGGLLSGCAITAKTLFPNCRVIGVEPERADDATRSFYSKTLHKCHNPDTIADGARTPSLGQFTFPLVLNYVDDMITVSEDAIRRTLTFLWERLKIVVEPTGTLAAAALLEGQITAPGKRIGVIISGGNVDLTKLPQLLGTR, via the coding sequence ATGAACAATAAAACATTACCCGTTACCTACACCGACATCGAAGCCGCTGTTAAGCGCTTGAGAACCCACGCTCATATTACACCCGTTCTCACCTCCACCACCGTCAACCAACGTACCCAAGCTCAAGCCTTCTTCAAATGTGAGAACTTCCAACGCACAGGTTCCTTTAAATTTCGTGGTGCATTTAACGCCCTATCTCAACTCTCAACTGCCCAGAAACAAAGGGGTGTAATCACCTACTCATCCGGAAACCACGCCCAAGCGATCGCCCTATCCTGTCAATTGCTCAACATTCCGACAACCATTGTCATGCCAGAAAATGCCCCAGATGTCAAGCTAGCGGCAACTCGTGGTTATGGCGCTGAAGTGATCCTCTATGAACCAGCAGAAACCATCCGAGAGGAACTCGCCAAAAAACTAGCCGCCGAACGACATCTGACGATTATCCCACCCTACGACCACCCTGATATTATCGCCGGACAAGGTACCGTTGCCAAAGAACTGATTGAACAAATCGGTCAACTGGATATCTTACTCGTCTGTTGTGGTGGCGGTGGTTTACTCTCCGGCTGTGCGATTACCGCCAAAACCTTATTCCCTAATTGCCGAGTGATTGGCGTCGAACCCGAACGCGCTGATGATGCTACCCGCTCTTTTTACAGCAAAACCCTCCATAAATGCCATAACCCAGATACCATTGCTGATGGCGCTCGTACCCCATCTTTGGGTCAGTTTACCTTTCCCTTAGTCCTCAATTACGTCGATGACATGATCACTGTCTCCGAAGATGCCATTCGTCGCACCCTCACCTTCTTATGGGAACGCCTAAAAATTGTCGTTGAACCCACAGGCACACTCGCCGCCGCTGCTTTACTCGAAGGACAAATCACCGCACCCGGAAAGCGAATCGGCGTGATTATTAGCGGTGGCAATGTAGACCTGACAAAATTACCTCAACTGTTGGGTACTAGGTAA
- a CDS encoding retropepsin-like aspartic protease family protein, translating to MSSCDRVVILFISGTLALTTGACSRLESSGRMEDSSQPIVTSTTPRVSPQPSTPPESAETETQPTATELYKQALDAAYSAATISQSAQSFDDWQLVISRWQEAIALLESVSSSSPNYAIAQSKITEYKRNLNIAQQQATRPRLPDPEPLSVATKTVTKSPDSSDTDQANPATSENPLPGNRETAKIVKAPIKQRIGQTPVIEVTFNGEQTFNMVVDTGASGTVITQVMAQRLGVVPEGEITADTASAKGVKFAIGQVKSIAVGEAVQQNIKVAIGGVDLEVGLLGQDFYSHYDVVIRENVVEFHHR from the coding sequence ATGTCATCTTGCGATCGCGTCGTCATTCTGTTTATTTCTGGCACCTTAGCCTTAACCACAGGGGCTTGTAGCCGTTTGGAGTCCTCAGGGCGTATGGAGGATTCCTCGCAACCCATTGTTACCTCGACAACGCCCAGGGTTTCCCCTCAACCCTCGACACCTCCGGAATCGGCAGAAACTGAGACACAGCCAACTGCGACAGAACTTTATAAACAAGCGCTAGATGCTGCCTATAGTGCGGCGACGATTAGTCAATCGGCTCAATCGTTTGATGATTGGCAGTTAGTGATCAGCCGTTGGCAAGAGGCGATCGCGCTTTTAGAATCAGTGTCATCGTCTAGTCCCAACTATGCGATCGCGCAATCGAAAATCACTGAATATAAACGCAATCTTAACATTGCCCAACAACAAGCCACTCGTCCTCGTCTCCCTGATCCTGAACCCCTCAGTGTCGCCACCAAAACAGTTACGAAATCCCCGGATTCCTCAGACACAGATCAGGCAAATCCGGCGACATCCGAGAACCCGTTACCGGGAAATAGAGAAACTGCCAAAATCGTTAAAGCGCCAATCAAGCAGCGAATTGGTCAAACCCCCGTGATTGAAGTAACCTTTAATGGCGAACAGACCTTTAACATGGTTGTTGATACAGGGGCAAGTGGTACAGTCATTACTCAAGTCATGGCGCAGCGTCTGGGTGTAGTTCCAGAGGGTGAAATTACTGCCGATACAGCTAGTGCTAAGGGGGTTAAATTTGCCATTGGTCAAGTTAAATCTATCGCTGTCGGAGAAGCCGTTCAACAGAATATAAAAGTCGCGATTGGGGGTGTGGATTTAGAGGTAGGATTATTGGGTCAAGACTTCTATAGTCACTATGATGTGGTAATTCGAGAAAATGTTGTCGAATTTCACCACCGTTAA